From the Salvia hispanica chloroplast, complete genome genome, the window TTTTTTTTTTCTCTCCACTCGGACCAACCCGCCTACTCGGCTTCTTATATTTAAAGTAATTTGTGTATCCACCCCAACGATACTATTGTTTCGTACCATTAGGGAAGAAGATCCAGGTAATATATGCACTTCCTCGGGAATGAAAAAAAAACGATCGACTTTCATTTGGTATTTTGGACTAAATTCCTTACCTCCTCTATACTCAATCAAATCCTCTTTTTTGACGATTGAATCCGTTTCGAGAGTCCCATGTTTAGTAATGCCCGAACTCTTTCTTCTGTATCGAGGATCGTCCAAATAAGCAAGAATACTATTTCTACGGAAAACGCCATTGATGGGGATTTCAATCAAGATATCCGAGGGAGGTGTTAAGTCATTCTCACATTTTTGAATCGATTGGAGTGGAATGATGAATCTATTGCTTCGCCTCTTTGAGAATAAATCAGAATTTTGGTAGAGAATGGTCGGATCTACGAGATTACAACGACCAGTACCTATAATCCGACCAAAGTATGAATAATCAAGAAGCCTATCTTCTTTTTTATCCGAAAAACGAGAAGTAAAAAATTTTTCTCTCGACGGATCATTCGTTCCTGAAAGGTTAGAAGTAGAATTTCTCTTGACAGAACAAGAATGCGCATTCATTTGATCTTGATCCTTGTGGATCGAAAGTGAAACTAGACTAGACCTGTGTGGTTCTCCTAATAATATCCATAAATGACTTGTTTTTGGTAATAGATGAACATTTCCATATGTAAATTCGGGTGCATGATACACATCGGTGCTCCAGTGCATTTCTCCGTCTGAGTCAGAATAAATATGTTTTCGAACTTTCTCTTTAAAATTCAAAGTGGATGTTCCTGCGCGAATCTCAGCAATCACTTGTTCTGATTCTACATATTGATCGTTTTGAACTAAAAGAAAACTTTGGGGTGGAATATTTACATTATGTCGACTATCTTCACTTTCAATAGTTACATACAAGTTTATGGAACAGAGAAAGGCGGGATGTCCATGGCGTGTACGTGTCGGATGAACCAAATCTTCATTGAATTTTATTTTTCCATTAGAAGGGGCTCGCACGTGTTCTGCAGTACCCCCCGTGAATACTCCGCCGGTATGAAAAGTTCGTAATGTTAATTGAGTACCCGGTTCTCCAATTGATTGGCCTGCAATAATACCTACGGCTTCTCCCAATTCAACCAGGTCGCTGTGAGTAGGACTCCGTCCATAACATAATCGACAGATCCAAGATGCACTCCTACAAGTAAAGGGGGTTCGGATGGTTATTGGTTGTGCTCGAAAGGTTATGAATCTATTTACAAGTCCAATCCCAATGTCTTGATTTCTAGTGGCAATACAGCGTGTGCCCATATATATATCATCGGCTAATACACGACCAATTAATGTTTGTATAAAAATCCTTTCTGGCATCATACCATTCCCAGGACTTACAGAAATACCACGGACGGTGCCACAATCTGTTCGACGTACAACAATGTGTTGAACTACTTCAACAAGTCTACGCGTGAGATATCCAGCATCTGATGTTCGTACAGCAGTGTCCACAACCCCTTTACGCGCTCCGTAGCAAGAAATTATATATTCTGTTAAAGAAAGCCCTTCGCGTAAATTGCTTTGAATGGGTAAATCAATCATTTGTCCTTGAGGGTCCGACATTAATCCTCTCATACCTACTAATTGATGGACCTGAGATGCATTTCCTCTAGCTCCCGAAAAAGACATTATATGAACTGGATTAAAGGGGTCGGTCATTCTAAAATTAGGATTCATTTCTTGTCGCAAATATTCACTTGTGGCATACCATATTTCAATGGATTGACGTAACTTTTCCACTGCGTGTACATTCCCACAATGATGGTGTTTTTCCAAAATAAAACTTTGTTGTTCAGCATCTTGAACTAGCCACCTCTTCGAGGGTATTGTTAAAAGATCATCAATTCCTAATGAAATGGATGTAGCAGTAGCTTGTTGAAAACCCAAAGCCTTTACTTGATCCAAGATGTGTGATGTATATGCCATTCCGAAGTGATCTATTAATCTACTAATAAGTCGTTTCATGGCAGTTCCGTCTATCACTTTATTGTGAAATACCAGATTGGCCCGTTCTGCCATAAGTACCTCCATATTCTGCTGAGTACGATTCGACAATGGGTTTGAGTCATTGATTGGAAAACTTCCTTTTTTTTGGTCTTGATTCGCGTAGAAATTCCGGAACTATGGTTCTAGTTGAAGTGAAGAGGTCTGTATTCCTACTGGTATCGTAGGATACCTTAGCCTACTAGTTAGTAGTTAGATACCGTATGAACAGGCCTGAGAAAACCCCTGTATGGCTTCTTCAATTTCTCGATAAAGAGAAATATGACCAACAGTGGTTCGAATGTATAGAAAAAGAATTTCTTTTTTTATACTTCTTACTATTAGATAGTGTCCATAAATCTCATAATAATTGCCTAAAGATTCATAGTGAACTTCGATGGGAGTTTCTCTTGAAGAAATAAGGCGTTGATCTAGTCGCCACTGAAGCCACAAAGGGCTATCTAAATTGATTCGTTTTTGCCGATAAGCTCCAATTGCATCATAGGAATTAGAAAAAAAAGCTTCTTTCATATGCTTATATTTATTATTGTCACTTCTTTTATTTTGACAGTTTTTGTGATTCCATGGATTATACCTATTTACACAAATACCTCGACGATTCCCGCTCGTTAATACATAGAGTCCAATAAGCATATCTTGGGTTGGTACGGAAATGGGATCTCCAATAGCTGGAGACAAAAGATTCATATGAGAAAACATAAGTAAACGGGCCTCCGCTTGAGCCTCCAAAGATAAGGGTACATGAACAGCCATTTGATCCCCATCAAAATCTGCATTGAATCCTTTACAAACTAATGGATGTAAACAAATAGCACGCCCCTCCACTAAAACGGGCTGGAATGCCTGTATCCCCAATTTATGCAGAGTGGGAGCTCTATTCAGCAATACAGGATGCCCCTGCATAACTTCCTGCAGTATTTCCCATACAATCCGTTCTTTTCCACGAATTTTACTCTTAGCAACTCCTATGTTCGAAGCAAGATGGTGTCTAATTAGACCACGAATTACAAATGTCTGGAAAAGCTCTATTGCTATTTCGCGCGGCAATCCACACCGGTGTAATGAAAGTGAAGGGCCTACGACAATGACGGAACGCCCTGAATAATCGACCCGTTTGCCAAGTAGAGTCTCTCGAAATCTTCCCTCTTTGCCTTCAATTACATCTGAAAATGACTTGTAAACTTTATTATGACCGTCCCTCATTGGTTGCCCACGGATTCCATTATCAAGAAGTGTATCCACAGCCTCTTGTACTAATTTCTCCTGACACATTACTAATTCTCCTGGCGTAGATCTACTTGTTGTTAATAGATCGGTAAGAGTATTGTTCCGATAGATAACTCGTCTATAGAGTTCATTAATATCCGAGCTCATTAATTTACCCCCATCTATCTGAATGATGGGTCTTAACTCAGGAGGAAGAACCGGTAATAAACACAAAACCATCCATTCTGGTTCTATATTTGTTCGAAGAAAATGCTTAGCCAATTCCATGCGTCTAACCAAAAAATCCTTTCTTCTTCCAACCTTTCGATCTTCCCATTCATTCCCCGTGGACCCTTCTTCCCCCAACTCTTTCCATTCTACCAACGAATTTTCTAGAATAATGCGTAAATCTAGATCGGCTAATTGTTCTCGAATAGCACCTGCGCCGGTAGAGATTTCTCGATTGCGAAATGTATCGAAGCCCGGGGTAGTAAAAAAAAGCGGGATGCTATATTTCCAAGATTGGATTTCATATTCGAATAAACCTCGTAATCGCAAGAAAGTAGGTTTTTTCGTTATGGGCCTAGCAAAAGAAAAATTAGGATAGGATCCTATAGGATCTCCCCCTTTCAAAATCGGACGTGAAAGTTTCCTTTCATCCGGCTCAAGTAGGTACACCAACTAAATAAAGGGGTTCTCGCTTTCAAATTCTAGAAAACCCCAAAATAAAAAGATCTACTCCTTACTCAAGTTCCCAGTGAAGACCAAGCAAGATTTCATCGATTCCGCTTATTTATTAATAAAATTAATATTTTCTTAATTCGTTATTCAATTTCGACATAAATGAAATGTGGAATTCTTGAGTAGTCTACTTCCCTTCGAATGAGAAATTCCTTAATTCTTAATTAGAATTCAAAAATGAAATTAAAGAATACCTTGGAATTCAAATTCATAAGGGATTTACTTGTCTATGTATTGTTCCATTCGATCTGTTAGGTCCCTACTTAACCTCGACGGTTCTGCCACGATGCCTTTAAAGCCTATACGCGATGGATAGACTCCTGTAACCATGACATATTTGCTTGTTTGAACATAATTTCTTTCCAAAAGAAAGTAAATGGTTAATTCCACAAAACAAATAAATCTTTTTTACGAGGTACAAATATAAATTTTTGGATTTGTTCCAAAATTGACCATAGATAAATTCCCCTTTTGATTTGGGAGTATTGACTACACCCCTAAGTCTGAGCTTCGTGGTACTCTTACCGAGTAACATGTCAGATCCAGGGCATCCCACAATTGGATTGACTGGGATGACAGTTTCTCATTCCGAATCTGTAAAATCATAATTTTGATCAAATCACACATCGCAATATACTAGGCCTTCTAATTCTTTAAGAGGTTTATCTAAAAGATTCGCAATATAACTGGGAAGACGTTTTAAATACCACACATGGGTTACTGGGCATGCGAGTTTGATGTAGCCCATTTGATATCTTCGTATCCGAGAATCAACAAACTCGACCCCGCATTGTTCACAAAAATTCGGGTTTTCTTTTTCATCTTCGATTACTCGATAATTTCCACAAGCACAAATTCCACTTTTGATAGGCCCAAAAATTCTTTCACAAAATAATCCATCTTTTTCCGGTTTATTGGTTTTGTAATGAAAAGTATAGGGTTTTGTCACCTCTCCAACTATCTCCCCATTAGGTAGGATTTTAGTGGCCCAAGCGCTTATTTGTTGAGGAGAAACTAATCCAATTCGTAGCTGTTGGTGTTTATACCGATCGATCATAGAATACAAATTCGGATTTATTCCGATTAAGCTTCCTTCCTATTAATCTGGAAGTTTTTCTCAGATACAAGGAAATGATTCAGTTCCAGAGCTAAAGATCGTAGTTCTCGAACAAGCAGTCGAAATGATTCGGGAGCATCCTCAGGATTAGGTATTGTTCCTCCAGTGATCGTAGTACCAAGTACTTCTTGACGCGCTCTAATATGATCAGATTTATAAGTAAGCATCTCTTGTAAAATATGAGCAACACCAAATCCTTCTAGAGCCCAAACCTCCATTTCTCCTACCCGTTGTCCCCCTTGTTTTGCCCTTCCCCTAAGGGGTTGTTGTGTAACAAGCGCATAATGTCCACTGGAACGTCCATGGATTTTATCATCAACTTGATGAATTAATTTCAAGATATAAGGCTTTCCTATTATAACGGGTTGTTCAAAAGGGCTCCCCGTCCTTCCATCAAATATTCTGCTTTTTCCTGGATATTCGGGTTCAAATACCCATGGATTCGCTGTTTGCTTACTGGCTTCATATAATTCAGAAAACACTAGTTTTCTGGAAGCTTCTTGTTCATATCTCTCATCAAAAGGCGCTATTCGATAATGTCTGTCTAGCAAACCCCCTGCTAACCCGAGCGAACATTCAAATATCTGTCCTACATTCATTCGTGAAGGTACTCCTAATGGGTTGAAGACCATATCAACAGGTTTTCCATCTTGCAGATAAGGCATATCTTGTCTCGGCAAAATTTTTGAAATGATACCTTTATTTCCATGCCTTCCGGCTACTTTATCGCCTACTTTGATTTCACGTTTCTGTGAAATATATACACGAATCATTTCTGGATTATAACTAGAACCTCCTCTTTTCTGGATCCACCTCACATCAATAACCCGGCCCCTACCACCTATAGGGAGTTTTAAACAAGTTTCTTTTGAAGTAGATACCTGAATGCCGAGTATAGCCCGTAACAATCTATCTTCGGGGGCATACGAGGATTCTTTCACCATTTGGGGCGTTAATTTACCTACTAAAATATCACCCGTCTCTACCCAAGATCCCAACATCACAATTCCATTTTTGTTTAAATTGCGAAGTAAATGGGCTTCTAAATGCGGTATTTCGTTAGTGATCCTTTCAGGGCCTTGGCTTGTCACATGAGTCTGAATCTCATATTTCCGTATGTGAAAAGAAGTATAAATATCTTCATATACCAAACGCTCGCTAATGAGTACCGCATCTTCAGAATTGTAACCCTCCCATGGCATATAAGCTACTAATACGTTTTTCCCCAAAGCAAGTTCGCCACCAACCGTAGCAGCACCATCTGCTAAAATTTGTCCCTTTTTAATGCATTTACCCCGGCGAACCTGGGGTTTTTGATGCATACAAGTATTTTTGTTGGAACGTTCATACATAACTAATGAAATGCTTAGAGTATCTCCATTCCCCGAGAAAAGGATTTTGTCAATATCTATATAAATGATCTTTCCCCCGCGTTCAGCTATAGCAAGAGCCCCCGAATCTAGAGCTGCTTGTCGTTCCAACCCAGTTCCGATAATGCATTTCTCGGACCGAGAAAGCGGAACTGCCTGGCGTTGCATATTAGAACTCATTAAAGCCCTATTCGCATCATTATGTTCAATAAAAGGAATGAGGGAAGCTCCAATAGAAAAATATTGGAAGGGAAAAATACTTCGAAGATGAACCCGTTCCCATGCAATAGTCAGGAATTCTTGACGGTATCGAGCTGGAACAACCTGCTCTTCCTGAATATCCTGATTCAACGCCAAAGAATTTCCTGCTGCTAACATATAGTATTCATCTCTATCGGGTGATAAATAAAGCAGCCGTGACCCCGTCGATTTCTCCGAAATGTCATAAAACGGACTTTCTAGAGATCCCCAATAACCCATCCTCGCATGAATTGCTAAGGATCCAATAAGTCCAACATTGATTCCCTCCGATGTGTCAATTGGGCAAATACGCCCATAGTGACTAGGATGGATATCTCGTATCCGAAAACTAGCAGTTCGCCCTGTTAGTCCTCCAGGACCTAAATAACTCAACTTTCTCCCATGAACTATTTGTGTCAATGGATTAGTTCGATCTAAAACTTGAGATAAGGGGTGTAAACCAAAAAAGGATTCATAAGTGGTTGTTAATGGAGTTGAAGTTACCAAATTCTGAGGAGTCGGTATCAATTTATGCCGAATTGCTCCACATATAGTTCCTCGAACCACATTTTCTAAACGAACCAGAGACAATCCGAATTGATCTTGTAAAAGATCCGCTACAGAGCGAATGCGCTTATTTTTCAAATGATTCATATCGTCAAGTGTACCCATTCCAAATTTAAGTCCAATTAAATGATCGGCAGCCGCCAGTATGTCTCGGGGTAACAAAAATGTATTGTTCTGGGGTATATCAAGGTTTAGTCTTCGGTTCATATTTCGTCGACCAATCCTTCCCAATTCACATCTTTGTTGAAAAAACTTCTTTTGTAATTCCTTACATAAGGATTCAGAAAATACCGGATCCCCGCCTACACAAGCAAATTGTTGATAAAACTCCAAAATGGCATTTTCTTTTGATCCAATTTTTTTTCTCTCCTTATCATTCAGAAAAGACAAAAAAATTTCAGGATAATAAACATTGTCTAAAATTTCTCTTAGATTTGAACCCATAGCTGATAATAGAACTAGAATAGATATTTTTTGTTTCCTACTCACGCGAGCCCATATCCTTGCTTTTCTATCAATCTCTAATTCTAATCTTCCTCCCCAATCTGATATTATGGTGCCGGTATAGACCGAAATTCTGTTATGGTCCAATTCTGACCGGTAATAAATACCGGGACTTTGCAGTATTTGATTGATCACAATTCTATATATTCCATTTACTATAGAAGTTCCTAGGGAATTCATTAGAGGAATGTTTCCAATTAAAATAGTTTGTTCTTGCATATCTCTACTGGTTTTCCAAATTAATCTCGCGGATACATATAATTCAGAAGAATATGTGAGTGATTCATACACAGCATTTCTTTCCTTTATTGAGGGTTCTACCAATTGATATCTTTCCAAAAAGAATTGAAATTCGATTTCATGATCTGTATCTTCAATTTTTGGAAACTTATAAAGTTCTTCTGCCAAACCCCGATTGATGAACCTACAAAACCCTTCAAACTGTATCTGATTAAATCCAGGTATTGTAGACATTGTCTCGTTTGCATCCCCGAGCATTTTGAATTTCCCTTTTATAAAAAAATCCCATTAAATTCGAATTATATTATTAAGTACATTCTTCGTCGAATTAGATCGACGGTCTAGCACTGATGGAATTTCTATTCTGTTTACTGAATCACATGAAATTTGACCCAACTCCATATTTGAAATGAAACGTCTGAACTACGTATGAACGAAGAAATAAAGAGAATTTTCCACTTAAATCGGAAGTTTCAACAGATCAAAATGGAAAGGAATTAATAAAACAATCCTGGAAACGGAATTCTGTCATTTAGACTTATTAAGGTCATAGGGTTTTGTATAGAATAACAAAACAAAAAAAGAATGAAAATTATACCATTATTATTATGATATTACATATTCGAATTTGAGAAAAAGAAAAAGATTCTTGGGTTGGGGGACAAAAAAAAAGCAGATAGAATCCGTTTTTTAGCATTAGGGATTTCATTGTTCAAAAAACGATTCAAAGAGAAGAGATATTTTTGTACTTTACTTATTTTTGAGTAGAATATTATTTGAAGTGTATCGTATAATATTGTATAATATAAGAAGGGTTTCGTTTATTAATATTAAACACGTATACAGATAGCTATAGACTTCTCTTTTATTGACGGTTCTATTCGGCACAGCCCCGAGCGTGCTCTATCAAAAGAAAATTTCCATTCATGCATGAAATGAAGTAGGATAATTTTAGGATAATTCCTTATTGATAATATATCTAAATAATAGATATCTGTATTTATGTTCTGGGGTTTACACATACTCATATGTTTTGTTATAATTGAAATTGAGAAATCTTTTTTTAATTGAAAAATCAATACTGATTAGTTCTGCTTTAATTTGTATGTTGTCATTAGGAAAACACAATTTGAAATTAAAATCCCAGAATCGTTCATGAATTCCAAGTAAGGAGTCAATAGTCAATGGTTCAAATTTCTCGTATGAAAAATACACATTTTATTTCGCAATAGAAAAACGAGAGAATGTTTTTAGCATTGTGTATTTTCAGATACTATACAATCAAAGGGATTTGATCAAATCCAATCAAAAGGGGTATGTATTTATTTTTTAAAAGGATTAAGGAAGACAGAAGTTAAAACGCAAGTAGAATAATAATTCCGTAATCTGGAAAAAGTTGCACCTATTTTGTATCATTTTGGCGGCATGGCCGAGCGGTAAGGCGGGGGACTGCAAATCCTTTTTCCCCAGTTCAAATCCGGGTGTCGCCTAAATCACCAAAAAACTCGAAATCATAATCGATTTATTGGATTGGTTTCTCAATAGTGTTCGGTAGAACCCATTTTTGACTCTGCGACATTAATTCCACTATTATTACGGAGGAATAATTCCTTCGTATTTATAGAAATTAGGGGGCATAATGCACATGGATATAGTAAGTCTCGCTTGGGCTGGTTTAATGGTAGTCTTTACATTTTCCCTTTCACTCGTAGTGTGGGGAAGAAGTGGACTTTAGAAGTACTACTAATTGAGTTCAGGAACCAAACCCGCTTGTTTTATAGATCGTTCTGCAACGCATTTTGAATTATTTAAAATAAAATGAATTTGGAATCCCATTGGATTCCAATGGAGTAATCTATGATAGGAATCATACTCTTTCAATCCAAGAGATATTTCATTGATTCCCGTCTTTGGACTTCGAAAAGAAAGGGATTCAGATGATTGGAAATTTATTCCAACCTAAAATTCTTCCGAAATTTTCTATTTCAATCAACGGGCATGGGCTCTTACTATCTTTATAGGCGGATACTAAGGAAGACCGTACCTTTTTCTTTTTTTTTATTTCCCTCTTGACTCTTCAAAAAAGAAGTCGGTTTGTTAAGCGTATCCGCACTTCTATAAGAAATGATATAGAGATAGTGGTTGTTTAAGGAGAGACTGGGAAATAATAAGATCTTGCCTCAGGCGGGTTACATATCGGGCATTTACCCTTTGGTTTCTATTCTAATTTTAGAAAGGCGGTTTATACTTTATCGCCTTATTTCATATGGCGTTAAAAATAGGCGAGGTTTCCCCTTCCTTATTAAGAAAAGGAAAGGAATTAGAATCCTAAAATAAGAATTATTTCAGATTGAGCGGAACAAATAGATGTAGCAAATTTGGTCTTATGTCAATTCCATAGAATATATTGATATGGAAATGGAATTAATATACACATATAGGAAGAGAATATTGCAGATTGATATATAGAAACTTAAGCGTTTATCTTTATTCTAGATTACAGCTTTATAGACTAAGAGATAGATAGTATGGTAGAAAAATGAATTTTTCTACCATACTATCTATCTCTTAGATAATTTCCGATTATAGTGTGCTCATTTCATTTAAGTTAAGACGTGAAATTGGATCCCTTTCATTTTACTTCGTAAATTTTGGATAAGAACTTGGAAGGAAAGTTTGATTCAAATTCATTTGAAAATTCAATCGAATTAATCATTTTGACTGACTGTTTTTACGTAAATGATAAGTAGAAAGGCGGTAGGAACTAGAATGAATAGTGCAGTAGCAATAAATGCAAGAATATTTACTTCCATAATCTCATCGGTTTTTTACTTCGCAATAACTCGGGATTTAATCCCCTAGAGATGATAAATCTATCGTCTGTAAATTCAATGAATGAATTACCTCTCGATGATCTTGAACCGGATCACTATCATGAATAACAATATCTGATCTATCAAATCAACCCGCCGTCAAGACTTGAATAGTATAACATAGGAAGTTCTTTTATCCATACCGAATCAAAATTGGGATTCCTAACTCAATTACTCCAAAATGATATTTATCATCCGTTTCCTTGTTTTTTCTATAACCCACCTTGCGTTTTCCTTGGACAATCTTCTGATGAAGGATCATCAGGTTTATAGAAAGGGAAAAATGAATTTTTGTATTTATTGGATCCGTCGGGATTGACGGGGCTCGAACCCGCAGCTTCCGCCTTGACAGGGCGGTGCTCTAACCGATTGAACTACAATCCCAGGGAAATAAGGGATCTGGCAGAAATTTTGATTCTTTTTTATCTTCGTATGGGGTTAAAGGACAAGGGGTTTTAGACTATCTCATGGTAGATTGATGCGGTTTATTGGGCCGAGCTGGATTTGAACCAGCGTAGACATATTGCCAACGAATTTACAGTCCGTCCCCATTAACCGCTCGGGCATCGACCCAGGAAGAATCCATTAAATTTTTTTTATCGGCTTATTGGTAATCCATGATCAACTTCCTTTCCTAGTACCCTACCCCCAGGGGAATTCGAATCCCCGCTGCCTCCTTGAAAGAGAGATGTCCTAAACCACTAGACGATGGGGGCCACCTTGACCAACCGCCCTCATACTATGATCATAGTATGATCCGTTTTTTAAAATTGTCAATATAACGGAATGATCAGATCCGAGGGATCTTTCCGTTTTTCATAATTGTATAGAATTTTTGTATTCGTCATTCATATTTATGAATCGTTCATTAGAATCAGCATTCTCTATATAAATCTGGCGGGATCAAGAAGTTATCAAAAATTTTGTTTAAAACTTTTCGTTCAAGGGGACAAGTAGAATCTCTTCATCACATGATTCAATGTAATATATCAAAATTTTGGATATCGAATTGGTAAGTGTACATGTATGTTATGTATCAATGAAGTGAATTTGGTTTTAATAAGGATTACCTCAATAAAAGAAATTAGGGCCGGCCTTGTCTTGACACAATTCATTTTACCCCGACTTTCTAGGCAAATCCATTTGATTATAGCCACTATGAGTCTATTGTATATTACTGTATATACTTATATATAATATATGTGCATATAGGGATTTTATCTACAGAGTGACTCGTTCGGGAATTAAATAAAATAAGCCCTTTTAACTCAGTGGTAGAGTAACGCCATGGTAAGGCGTAAGTCATCGGTTCAAATCCGATAAAGGGCTTTTCTTTTTTCAAAAAATTTTTCCTAAAAGTCCAGTCATAGTAGAGATCTTTTTTTTGGAATACAAAGAGAACTAACCAGATAGATAATAGGTTACCATTATACTGAGTTAGAGTTTAGAGTATAGTAGTTCTAGTTATAAGGTGGAATATTTCTTCGAGAAATTTTCATGCTTATATGAATAAGCACAAGTCGCCTCTTGAATCGGCAAAGACCTCTCTTTTCCATTCTACCTAGCAAATCCCATTGGAAAGATTCGAAATCAACAAAAGAAAAAGTAAGTGGACCTGACCCATTGAATTATAACCATATCCACTATTCTGATATTAAAATTCGATAGAGATGAAATTTGAATTAGAACAGTTCACCCGTCTCACTTTTTAATTTCATTTCTTTGGACTTGGAAAGAATTTGTTGATAGTTCCGATTCAATCTTCTTGTTCCTATATTTTCTACGGGAACAAGTTATTATCCCCTTCCTTTACAGGGAACTCTTTCGTTCAAGTCACAACATAAGAGCCGTTTTCACTATCTTTCTTTGATTCCAAATCAAGATTAATTTCTATCTATCTAAGTCTATTTAGATATATAGCTATCAGATTGCGGTTTCATGTACCAACCATTTCTATGTTGCATTGTCGCATCTGATATTTTTGTTACGACAGTGTAATGGAGAATGGATGCGAGAAAGATACTTTTCTCTTTTTTGATTAAATTCAATAAAAAAATGAAAGTATCTTTCTTTCTAAGAGATAAGATTCAATAGAAAAAGATTCGAAGCGTCTTTTTGACTTTGACTCGTGGGAAGATATACTCTGGAATCTTGGATTTATCTGAAGGAAGAAAGAAAAGAAGATATAACAAAGAAGACACTCAAAGAAAATGAAAAAAGAAATTAATACAATTATGTATATGCAATTGGCATAGTTTAGTATACATAGAAATTAGAACAGTCTAGAAATAGCTTTCTTTTTCTCAATCTCACAAACAAGATCTAAGAATAACAAAAAATAATATTAGAAAGAATAACATTAGTTAATCGAAGAAGAGGGGAGGTAGATCGCAGGATCGGTTAGTAGTGAGGGA encodes:
- the rpoC2 gene encoding RNA polymerase beta'' subunit, translating into MEVLMAERANLVFHNKVIDGTAMKRLISRLIDHFGMAYTSHILDQVKALGFQQATATSISLGIDDLLTIPSKRWLVQDAEQQSFILEKHHHCGNVHAVEKLRQSIEIWYATSEYLRQEMNPNFRMTDPFNPVHIMSFSGARGNASQVHQLVGMRGLMSDPQGQMIDLPIQSNLREGLSLTEYIISCYGARKGVVDTAVRTSDAGYLTRRLVEVVQHIVVRRTDCGTVRGISVSPGNGMMPERIFIQTLIGRVLADDIYMGTRCIATRNQDIGIGLVNRFITFRAQPITIRTPFTCRSASWICRLCYGRSPTHSDLVELGEAVGIIAGQSIGEPGTQLTLRTFHTGGVFTGGTAEHVRAPSNGKIKFNEDLVHPTRTRHGHPAFLCSINLYVTIESEDSRHNVNIPPQSFLLVQNDQYVESEQVIAEIRAGTSTLNFKEKVRKHIYSDSDGEMHWSTDVYHAPEFTYGNVHLLPKTSHLWILLGEPHRSSLVSLSIHKDQDQMNAHSCSVKRNSTSNLSGTNDPSREKFFTSRFSDKKEDRLLDYSYFGRIIGTGRCNLVDPTILYQNSDLFSKRRSNRFIIPLQSIQKCENDLTPPSDILIEIPINGVFRRNSILAYLDDPRYRRKSSGITKHGTLETDSIVKKEDLIEYRGGKEFSPKYQMKVDRFFFIPEEVHILPGSSSLMVRNNSIVGVDTQITLNIRSRVGGLVRVERKKKRIELKIFSGDIHFPGETDKVSRHSGVLIPSGTGKQNPKESKKWKNWMYVQRITPSKKKYFVLVRPVVTYEITDGITLGTLFPPDLLQERDNVELRVVNYILYGNGKPIRGISDTNIQLVRTCLVLNWDQDKKSSSSQEARASFVEIRANGLIRHFLRIDLLKSTISYSGKRNDRSGSGFLPTNGSDCTNINPFSSIYSKIRIQQPLNQNKRTIHTLLNRNMGFQSLIVLSSSNCFRMGPFNDVKYHNHNAIKESIQITKDPVIPIKNLSKPLGTALRIANVYSFYHLMIHNQILVNNYLQLDNLKQTFQVIKFQYYLIDENEKIYNPRPCSNIIFNLNWYFIHPNYCQEKSTIMNLGQFICEKIYLAKNAPHLKLKSGQVILVQVDSVVIRSAKPYLATPGATVHGHYGEILYEGDTLITFIYEKSRSGDITQGLPKVEQVLEVRSVDSISMNLEKRVEGWNERITRILGMPWAFLIGAELTIVQSRISLVNKIQKVYRSQGVQIHNRHIEIIVRQITSKVLVSEEGMSNVFSPGELIGLLRAERMGRALEEAVCYRALLLGITRASLNTQSFISEASFQETARVLAKAALRGRIDWLKGLKENVVLGGMIPVGTGLKGLVPSSKQHNRSPLEMETKKNNLFEGEMRDILFHHRKLFDSLFSKNFHDRPEQSFIGFNDS
- the rpoC1 gene encoding RNA polymerase beta' subunit, which encodes MIDRYKHQQLRIGLVSPQQISAWATKILPNGEIVGEVTKPYTFHYKTNKPEKDGLFCERIFGPIKSGICACGNYRVIEDEKENPNFCEQCGVEFVDSRIRRYQMGYIKLACPVTHVWYLKRLPSYIANLLDKPLKELEGLVYCDFSFARPITKKPTFLRLRGLFEYEIQSWKYSIPLFFTTPGFDTFRNREISTGAGAIREQLADLDLRIILENSLVEWKELGEEGSTGNEWEDRKVGRRKDFLVRRMELAKHFLRTNIEPEWMVLCLLPVLPPELRPIIQIDGGKLMSSDINELYRRVIYRNNTLTDLLTTSRSTPGELVMCQEKLVQEAVDTLLDNGIRGQPMRDGHNKVYKSFSDVIEGKEGRFRETLLGKRVDYSGRSVIVVGPSLSLHRCGLPREIAIELFQTFVIRGLIRHHLASNIGVAKSKIRGKERIVWEILQEVMQGHPVLLNRAPTLHKLGIQAFQPVLVEGRAICLHPLVCKGFNADFDGDQMAVHVPLSLEAQAEARLLMFSHMNLLSPAIGDPISVPTQDMLIGLYVLTSGNRRGICVNRYNPWNHKNCQNKRSDNNKYKHMKEAFFSNSYDAIGAYRQKRINLDSPLWLQWRLDQRLISSRETPIEVHYESLGNYYEIYGHYLIVRSIKKEILFLYIRTTVGHISLYREIEEAIQGFSQACSYGI